A genomic stretch from Theropithecus gelada isolate Dixy chromosome 2, Tgel_1.0, whole genome shotgun sequence includes:
- the EDEM1 gene encoding ER degradation-enhancing alpha-mannosidase-like protein 1: MQWRALVLGLVLLRLGLHGVLWLVFGLGPSMGFYQRFPLSFGFQRLRSPDGPASPASGPVGRPGGLSGPSWLQPPGTGATQSPRKVPRRPEPGVCGPAHWGYVLGGRDRGPDEYEKRYSGAFPPQLRAQMRDLARGMFVFGYDNYMAHAFPQDELNPIHCRGRGPDRGDPSNLNINDVLGNYSLTLVDALDTLAVMGNSSEFQKAVKLVINTVSFDKDSTVQVFEATIRVLGSLLSAHRIITDSKQPFGDMTIKDYDNELLYMAHDLAVRLLPAFENTKTGIPYPRVNLKTGVPPDTNNETCTAGAGSLLVEFGILSRLLGDSTFEWVARRAVKALWNLRSNDTGLLGNVVNIQTGHWVGKQSGLGAGLDSFYEYLLKSYILFGEKEDLEMFNAAYQSIQNYLRRGREACNEGEGDPPLYVNVNMFSGQLMNTWIDSLQAFFPGLQVLIGDVEDAICLHAFYYAIWKRYGALPERYNWQLQAPDVLFYPLRPELVESTYLLYQATKNPFYLHVGMDILQSLEKYTKVKCGYATLHHVIDKSTEDRMESFFLSETCKYLYLLFDEDNPVHKSGTRYMFTTEGHIVSVDEHLRELPWKEFFSEEGGQDQVGKSVPRPKPHELKVINSSSNCNRVPDERRYSLPLKSIYMRQIDQMVGLI, from the exons ATGCAATGGCGAGCGCTTGTCCTGGGGCTGGTGCTCCTCCGGCTTGGCCTCCATGGAGTATTGTGGCTCGTCTTCGGGCTGGGGCCCAGCATGGGCTTCTACCAGCGCTTTCCGCTCAGCTTCGGCTTCCAGCGTCTGAGGAGCCCCGACGGCCCCGCGTCGCCCGCCTCGGGACCCGTGGGCCGGCCTGGGGGGCTATCCGGACCGTCGTGGCTGCAGCCGCCGGGGACCGGGGCGACGCAGAGCCCGCGCAAGGTTCCGCGGCGTCCTGAGCCGGGGGTGTGCGGCCCAGCCCACTGGGGCTACGTGCTGGGCGGCCGGGACCGCGGCCCGGACGAGTACGAGAAGCGCTACAGCGGCGCCTTCCCTCCGCAGCTGCGTGCCCAGATGCGCGACCTGGCACGGGGGATGTTCGTCTTTGGCTACGACAACTACATGGCGCACGCCTTCCCTCAGGACGAGCTCAACCCCATCCACTGCCGCGGCCGTGGGCCCGACCGCGGGGACCC ttcaaATCTGAACATCAATGATGTACTAGGGAACTACTCATTGACTCTTGTTGATGCATTGGATACACTTGCA GTAATGGGAAATTCATCCGAGTTCCAGAAAGCAGTCAAGTTAGTGATCAACACAGTTTCATTTGACAAAGATTCCACCGTCCAAGTCTTTGAGGCCACAATAAG GGTCCTGGGAAGCCTCCTTTCTGCTCACAGAATAATAACTGACTCCAAGCAGCCCTTTGGTGACATGACAATTAAGGATTATGATAATGAGTTGTTATACATGGCCCATGACCTGGCGGTGCGGCTCCTCCCTGCTTTTGAAAACACCAAGACAGGGATCCCGTATCCTCGG GTGAATCTAAAGACAGGAGTTCCTCCTGACACCAATAATGAGACATGCACAGCGGGAGCCGGTTCCCTCCTGGTGGAATTCGGGATTCTGAGTCGACTGCTGGGGGACTCCACATTTGAGTGGGTGGCCAGGCGAGCAGTGAAAGCCCTTTGGAACCTCCGGAGCAATGATACGGGATTACTAG GCAATGTCGTGAACATTCAGACTGGCCATTGGGTTGGAAAGCAGAGTGGCCTGGGTGCCGGGCTGGACTCCTTCTATGAATACCTCTTGAAATCTTACATTCTCTTTGGTGAAAAAGAAGACCTAGAAATGTTTAATGCTGCATATCAGAGTATTCAGAACTACTTAAGAAGAGG GCGGGAAGCCTGCAATGAAGGAGAAGGAGACCCCCCACTCTATGTCAACGTGAACATGTTCAGTGGGCAGCTGATGAACACCTGGATTGACTCTCTGCAGGCCTTTTTCCCTGGACTGCAG GTGCTGATAGGAGATGTGGAAGATGCTATCTGCCTTCATGCCTTCTACTATGCCATATGGAAACGATATGGTGCCCTTCCTGAGAGATATAACTGGCAGCTGCAGGCCCCTGATGTTCTCTTCTACCCACTGAGACCAGAGTTAGTGGAATCCACATATCTCCTCTACCAG GCAACCAAGAATCCCTTCTACCTCCATGTAGGAATGGATATTCTGCAGAGTCTGGAAAAGTACACAAAAGTCAA GTGTGGGTACGCCACGCTGCATCACGTCATTGACAAGTCCACAGAAGACCGGATGGAGAGCTTCTTTCTCAGTGAGACCTGTAAATACTTGTATCTG CTGTTTGATGAAGACAATCCAGTACACAAGTCTGGAACCAGATACATGTTCACAACAGAGGGACACATTGTATCTGTGGATGAGCATCTTCGGGAATTGCCATGGAAGGAATTCTTCTCTGAAGAGGGAGGGCAGGACCAAGTGGGAAAGTCTGTGCCCAGGCCGAAACCTCACGAGTTAAAAGTCATCAACTCCAGCTCCAAC TGCAATCGTGTACCTGATGAGAGGAGGTACTCCCTGCCCTTAAAGAGCATCTACATGCGACAGATTGACCAGATGGTTGGCTTGATTTGA